The genome window tgcctatccacatcaaaatttatcttaAGCATTccgaaatttatcttacacatactgaAATTTAGCCTACGCATATCCTACATAATtcgtaatttattctacactttaaattattattttttttgaaaaaaatatacattttaaaaataagtttcaaatttaatgtagttagttactaggttagaaccccgtgtattacacaggttgaataaatgtaattttatatattaaataattaaaagttatatctttataaaccatatatattgtacgggttatataaatataattttatatatcaaataataaaaaaagttatatctttaaaaaccatgtgtattacacagattaaataaatgtaattttgtatactaaatactaaaaacgtcgtatctttaaaaaacacATGTATAATTGGGTtaaataaatctaccaaataataaaaaattacatccttaaaaccaatttttttacacgtgttgaatagatctaaaaaagagttatatctttaaaaaccatgtgtattacacagattaaataaataattttgtatattaaatgctaaaaacatcgtatctttaaaaaacccgtgtatagtcaggttgaaaaatctaccaaataataataaaaaaatatatccttaaaaaccctgcGTTTTACATgatttgaataaatataattttgtataccaaataataaaaaaagttatctttttaataaattaagataacatttaatatttatttattatttatatatttaatataaatgtaattttttatattaaatactaaaaacgtcatatctttaaaaaaaacccgtgtatagtcaggttgaaaaatctaccaaataataataaaaaaatatatccttaaaaaccctgcgttttacatgagttgaataaatataattttgtataccaaataataaaaaaagttatctttttaataaattaagataacatttaatattaatttattatttatatatttaatataagataagtagataagagagatatttgttttaaaattatattaaattaataatttagatttgaggataatattttattaaagtatgataagatttaatattaatttattatttattaagttaatctatataatctataaaaggAGATTAGAAGATGATGTAAGTTTGCATATGTGTCAAGTAACTAGATATGCCACGAATCTTTGTTGATGTCATAAATCACAATTTAAAATGTTAATATAATCTATCtatatttcaaaattcaaaataaagACAAAGTTTTTAATGGGCGCTCAAATATAAACTCCACATATATCTGCACATCAAACAGagagattcaaaattcaaaatcaaATCTCCAAATTTTGGCTGTCATTCTCTCTCAAGAAATCACACTTTCCTACTTCCATCGGTTCTCTCATGATTCATATTTCTTTaaaatgaaaccctaaatcaGAAAATCACCAGTGGTGCCGCCGACGATCTTGCCGGACGTGGAGGAGGAAAAAACCCTAGAATCGGAAGAGATCAGTGATTTTGTTCGTTCACGTCGTTCCTCATCTTCTTGGTTTCCTTCATATCATAAGTGCAGGTTTAATGTCAATTTCTATCTGAAATTAAGGTCAGTTCTCTCTGAAATAGGTTTAATGTTGTTAATTATTGCGATTTTAGAGCCAATTTTGTCACTTACGATGTCATTGATGATGGCTGAATGGTTTTTGTATATTTTAGAGTTTTCGATAAGGCTATGATGAGTTAAAAGTTATGAGTAAATATTGTTGAATATGTCATCTTGGCTTGGCAGGGTTGAAGGATAGTAGATCTTCAACTGCAACCTCCCTTGCAGCCACGGTGCTTTCattattttgtaaactctgaGCCTGACTGTAGTATCTTTCCGACGAGCAAAGTGAATTCCTGTAGCTGATATGATTGTGAGCTGAGTTGAAAGACGTCAAAGCTGATATGTTTCAAGGTGATAATTAACCAAAATTTGTGTGAGACTTGGTTTCTTAGGTGATTGGTTAAATTTCATATAAATTTCATGATAAATTTATGTATTCATGATAAATTTCATATCAGACTAGAATATGTTTCTTTCAATCTTTTTTGATATCAAAGCAAGTATCTCTTTAGTGTTTTGGACCAGAATAATTCCACGGTTGCTTTGAAACTGCGCAGAATTGCGAATCTTGAGCTAATTTGATGCATGTTTGTGTAATGATTAAACCTGACAGATGGAGACACATTTGGGACTTTTATTAGCCAAGATGAAGCTGATTCTAACCTGTTAGAGGCTGCCCACGAAGGAGCTGATTGGAGTCACTATTTCCTGCAGTTGCAAGGTGAGTTTTGAATGTATTTGACTCAGTTTTGATGAATGAGAACCGATTAAGCCTTAGGCAACGAATGTGATGTGTTTCTGTTGTCTTAAAGCAAGTTGTGATGTTGTTTAGAACTGGTTTCGGGTTGGTATGATACGAAGGTTGCAAGCTCTTGGTTACAGGTTTTTTATGGATATTAAAGGATTTTTTTATTGCATTAGAGGCTGCTGGTGTATGGCGTTTAAAAGCAATTGAAGATGTCAGTGGCTGGAAAGATATAACCACTATGGAGGACATGGATCATGCAGTTCGGGATAGCCTCAAGGGGTGGATATTTGTCTTTGTTGGGAACCACTCACTTTCAAGTTAAACCAGTTGGAAGTCAATTCCTCAAAGGACCAAATCCTTCAGACCTTATATTGGCTTTAAATTTGTGCTACTTTCTATCTGAATTTTTACTTTTGTTTCTTTTACAGACCCTCTTGAGACTGCAATAATTCCTAAAATGGTTGATGAAGCTAGAGCAAGGGTTTTATCTTAGTGCCAGCTGGTGGCGGGGGTATTGTAGTTGGTGATGCAGCTGGTGGTGGCACTGCACCCCAGTGGCTGCCGTTGCTGAAAAGAAGGAATTAATGGTCGAAGAAAAAGAAGAGTAACCACCGATACTGTTCTTGGTGATGTTGAAGATACACATGTCAAGTTCTTGCATAAAGGCAGATAAACATGATGTTTCAAACGAGATGGTGAGATCATTATTTTGATCCCCATGATTCAATGAGTGTTAAAAGCAACTATGATGGGGAGCAGTCTTTATATACTGACACTCCATTTGCTGAGTTTTATAATGCTTGGGAAGGTAAATGTTTCTTTGTAATTTGTATAAATATAGTTAAGGGTGGAAATGGGTAGGTTGGGTAATgtcatttaattattttattttttaagttgtttctttttatttaaaaCCAAAATGGCTCTGTTCTGGATTTACTTTAGCTATTGTTTTctatttgacccatttgggtCAAAGTATGACCCCAATCAGTCCATACATAACTGGATGAGTTGAACTTGTCACATTCAGTTATAACATTCTCAAAACTGATGCATAATTTTGAATGAATATAATTCTTGCTGGTTTGTTTGTACCTATTGTCATGCATGATGAAAAGGAACAAGCGAAGGCTTGGAGTCAAATTTTTAGTGAAGAAAGGGATAAAGGGAGCCGACGGTCAGAAAAGGAGCTACTGTATTTTTTTAATGGtttattgtattacatgtcgagCATTTCTAAAAATGTGGCATGCAATTCTAAAGCGCGGGAACGGGGAGGAACCCAGAGAGTATGGATGAAGTCTGCTATCGTGTGAACAGTTTAGAAGAAAGGCGGCTTCTTGATGAACGACTGAAATTGATTTCGTCGTTTTTCAAGCTATGGTTGATGCTCGGTCAGCTTGAGGAACGGTTAGGTAATTTACTGATGACTGTCGTtagggtcaatcaaaaacctaattaaactacgtaTATAGTGTAAGTAGGGTATCttatccacggggaatttgtggtcagtgttaaagaaattaattaaaactaaactatctAAATCgggggtttgtttgtttgattgtaaagAAAACACAAGTTGTCACGAAAAGTGTTATCAAGATGAGAAGAAGTAACCTCCACCCGGAATCCCGAATAcccgttttaatataaaaatccgtgttttctgattcaaaacaccacatagacatggcctttgaattaatgaatttgattagttaatagggatagtttttaagattcactatgcaacctaataacccgtttgtTTGTATCAACTACCCACCGATTTActaacccgctaacaacgcaaggaagttgccaatacgcttactaaacgacaagtaattcaaacacaagaaacgtttaccaataatccaacacaagtggtcaagctgtaccagtttACAAGAATCAGAAAAACAGAAAATTATATCAAACCGTGTAAACGTTCATCCGGACGGAAGTCACCGAAAGATTTAGCCGTTCATGGTGATCTTCACAGCTTTGGTTGTCATCCCGAGTTGATCCGACTTCATTGATTGGCTTGAATAATGTTGAATGATGATGAAAACTGTCCCTCTGTTCTCGAATGTGACGGCTGTGTATCAATATGTAATCCCCCTAGTTGCTGTATGCGAACCCACTATATATCTTTTCCATGGAAACCATTTTTCACTTATACAACCGacttccttttttttttctcttgatGGGCTCGTGACCTGCTTTAAATTACTACACCATGAATAACAATTCTAATTA of Helianthus annuus cultivar XRQ/B chromosome 1, HanXRQr2.0-SUNRISE, whole genome shotgun sequence contains these proteins:
- the LOC110879451 gene encoding probable glucomannan 4-beta-mannosyltransferase 11 isoform X2, which produces MFQDGDTFGTFISQDEADSNLLEAAHEGADWSHYFLQLQEAAGVWRLKAIEDVSGWKDITTMEDMDHAVRDSLKGPS
- the LOC110879451 gene encoding glucomannan 4-beta-mannosyltransferase 1 isoform X1, whose protein sequence is MFQDGDTFGTFISQDEADSNLLEAAHEGADWSHYFLQLQEAAGVWRLKAIEDVSGWKDITTMEDMDHAVRDSLKGWIFVFVGNHSLSNPLETAIIPKMVDEARARVLS